A window of Trichoderma atroviride chromosome 3, complete sequence contains these coding sequences:
- a CDS encoding uncharacterized protein (EggNog:ENOG41~TransMembrane:2 (o639-659i671-692o)) produces MTTTNDPWPGTMFAPRSSNNSLMRVREEFNALSERQEDPQYVKLNMKKAEEMQRNRYSVPKGSLERHAGTEEVDFEEQFSPDDDGAETQLLQEQQFISVSWSPEDDQLLVIAHMLGLTWVEIKEDYLQSKTANACLERHKWLIKRRSTNGWDSNKMQTLAKEYVSMNEEIWSGLATRVGENWRVIEEKCMSSDPETSQSTTHEAGIIQGDHPVKLTPIAGRVSRAKKGVPYHTCDVCRPPKTFTRAEHLRRHQLSHKPLELFCTVSGCGKVFHRKDLLDRHIERHGPSSMIKGHMSMRKEVWSGRSSMIKEYMSMRKEIWSGLAARIEEDWRVVEEKCMSTGLNSLQNTARRLEILAKKAKLAELRVTREIRMKQDPSIDRPIEALLMKATDALPPYPPKQGMQEENAVAPYTNEKQPSKDLHGDHASITQPPIHLTEELTRHPAGICEESTDLPTVNDKPSSKDLRNGQISDTNIQSPSRAKQRSQRYLTHIRLFSWIKKILRPRLKPGYRRIEWTCDCGVELYGDFMIDKASDLDGLELSLHMPAENTSKSSSSDSEQSVETGISPRHMISRSRSSSTRTALSTSSTNASSIDIAESKFLALCINTGSIYKTLAELDMSRLNSDGEAFSQMKKAYIQYRGVRSRLRFLIKPVTVEFVRFTLWNLRRGYVSISDRPSSMPPNTRIDYDFVPPPMPPEVFVHYLEHGDGDLSPNRYTWLPRLPKRLNNKVMDCGEATEGWGIHVIEGPNREAVFWVLMITISASVLASVLWTTLKGDIQGGTGLGALIIALPPAIMAAFLFRLGAT; encoded by the exons ATGACGACCACGAACGACCCATGGCCTGGTACGATGTTCGCTCCAAGATCGAGCAACAACAGTCTCATGAGAGTGCGCGAGGAGTTTAACGCCTTGAGTGAGAGGCAAGAGGACCCGCAATACGTTAAGCTGAACATGAAAAAGGCCGAAGAGATGCAACGAAACCGATATTCCGTCCCAAAGGGATCTCTCGAGCGCCACGCTGGAACCGAAGAGGTTGATTTTGAAGAGCAATTTTCCCCTG atgatgatggagcgGAAACCCAGCTATTACAGGAGCAGCAATTCATCTCTGTATCCTGGAGCCCGGAGGATGACCAGCTGTTGGTAATAGCTCATATGCTAGGCCTCACCTGGGTTGAGATTAAGGAGGATTACTTACAATCTAAGACCGCTAATGCCTGCCTCGAGCGTCATAAGTGGTTAATAAAGAGAAGGAGCACTAATGGCTGGGACTCTAATAAAATGCAAACGCTGGCTAAGGAGTATGTGAGCATGAATGAGGAGATTTGGAGCGGTTTGGCAACTCGGGTCGGAGAGAACTGGAGGGTGATCGAGGAAAAG TGCATGTCTAGCGACCCCGAGACCTCCCAAAGTACCACTCATGAAGCTGGAATCATTCAAGGGGATCACCCTGTCAAGCTGACGCCCATTGCCGGAAGAGTCAGTCGGGCCAAGAAGGGTGTTCCATATCATACTTGTGATGTCTGCCGGCCTCCAAAG ACTTTCACAAGGGCTGAACATTTAAG ACGACATCAATTGAGCCACAAGCCACTCGAGCTTTTCTGCACGGTTTCTGGTTGTGGGAAAGTCTTTCACCGGAAAGACTTGTTGGATCGACATATAGAGAGACA TGGCCCTTCGAGTATGATCAAAGGGCATATGAGCATGCGAAAGGAGGTCTGGAGTGGCCGTTCGAGTATGATCAAAGAGTATATGAGCATGCGAAAGGAGATCTGGAGCGGTCTGGCAGCTCGGATCGAAGAGGATTGGAGAGTTGTCGAGGAAAAG TGTATGTCCACCGGCCTCAACAGCCTTCAGAATACTGCCCGCAGACTGGAGATCCTtgcgaagaaggcaaagttGGCAGAGTTGAGAGTTACAAGGGAGATTCGTATGAAGCAAGACCCTTCGATCGATCGACCCATAGAGGCATTATTAATGAAAGCAACTGATGCCCTACCACCTTATCCGCCCAAGCAAGGAATGCAGGAAGAGAATGCTGTGGCGCCGTACACCAATGAGAAACAGCCATCAAAAGATTTACATGGCGACCATGCCTCCATTACGCAACCGCCTATTCATCTAACCGAAGAACTAACAAGGCATCCAGCTGGGATATGCGAAGAAAGCACTGATTTGCCCACAGTGAATGACAAACCATCATCAAAAGACTTGCGCAACGGCCAAATCTCGGATACAAACATTCAGTCGCCAAGTAGAGCTAAACAGAGATCCCAACGGTATCTGACGCACATACGTTTATTTTCttggataaaaaaaatactcaGGCCCAGGCTTAAACCGGGATATAGAAGAATTGAATGGACTTGC GACTGTGGCGTGGAGCTATATGGTGATTTTATGATAGACAAGGCATCGGATTTGGACGGCCTAGAATTATCATTACACATGCCCGCTGAGAACACATCTAAAAGCAGCTCGAGTGATTCTGAACAATCGGTAGAAACAGGGATCAGTCCGCGTCATATGATCTCAAGATCTAGATCTAGTTCGACCAGGACAGCCTTGTctaccagcagcaccaatgCATCGAGTATTGATATAGCTGAATCCAAATTCCTCGCCCTATGCATCAATACCGGAAGCATATACAAAACACTGGCTGAATTGGACATGTCACGCCTAAACTCGGACGGGGAGGCCTTTTCGCAAATGAAGAAGGCGTACATACAGTACCGGGGCGTGCGTTCCCGGCTGCGTTTCCTGATCAAGCCGGTGACTGTTGAATTTGTTCGC TTCACCCTCTGGAACTTGCGCCGCGGCTACGTCTCCATAAGCGACAGGCCCAGCTCGATGCCGCCCAATACCCGCATTGACTACGACTTCGTACCGCCGCCGATGCCTCCCGAAGTCTTTGTCCATTATCTCGAGCATGGTGACGGTGACCTCAGCCCGAACCGTTACACCTGGCTGCCGCGACTCCCTAAGAGGCTGAACAACAAGGTCATGGACTGTGGGGAGGCGACCGAGGGCTGGGGCATTCACGTCATAGAAGGTCCAAACCGCGAGGCTGTATTTTGGGTTCTCATGATTACCATCTCAGCCAGCGTATTGGCGAGTGTGCTGTGGACCACGCTGAAGGGGGATATCCAGGGCGGGACGGGGCTCGGGGCTCTCATCATAGCCTTGCCGCCTGCAATAATGGCTGCTTTTTTATTTCGTTTGGGTGCGACATGA
- a CDS encoding uncharacterized protein (EggNog:ENOG41), whose amino-acid sequence MPEEKCRDCQKAKDAEEAKFEKNKEDVEKIKSQLEPLRRNIMDAILLSLWDDSKRTEQWELHFSNQLDKLIELLGSAESSLMNNSLRSALPNQRRSTPNGNDDVESPKGYIPEHGTAVSTKVDGEAARLRIALQPVIQRGEGPTSLMLLAEDMVQYFKTKGEAKNEIRAELVKVLWKNDWKLDNAMVSAKIDTTITAHAIATGVQFINIETREEAISKNFQATYSWIFQDEPPRKDGAPMWHSFPSWLQDESEKPYWITGKPGSGKSTIMKLILQQQSVRDSLSQSLGSMRLVLVKYYAWLAGTTLQKSIDGLKRTILFQALKQYPELAPVLAPRRWAFCHVLRSISGLPAWDSWEIEESFDALLSSCGKSIKLALFIDGLDEFKMPPLEIVEFIQCMMARCPKGLKLCAASRPWPEFHDRFNEGPMLEMHLLTREDMEIFVHENLKTNKGLVERKQLEPEASSQLLTDIVERANGVFLWVSIVVQHLSGLFSDGESVSQARKSLEALPTDISSLYDAIWAAIRPENLVHASHMIQVLRAYDGPIRWLTFWTIEESKSAEFNTDRLPKGAELRKVALKSLARKLTACTKCILEVGGNVISGVVDFIHRTARDWAVKPETWQLICSSSGAQFDPHLCILKAEIMILLPETWRVKEWWDGIARIFWHAGEVNDTLENTLDVINSLHLFDPCFKDILRFNESYPATDYFGRPWWGTPHSILGFAAQFSILPYIKSMTHTDRSRLFKKVPSGRLGLLEHAIFGYTYFLTDTDSYRPQIPIRRRLSTVKYLLDQGLYQSRLQVRIDENGRQEPYQQPSLQSRTSNGLASLQDTLQDKLRRLPQTHPEFEYYSTVAMYLDDESRRRSIRSRISSWFSKLLAS is encoded by the exons ATGCCAGAGGAAAAGTGCAGGGACTgtcaaaaggcaaaagacGCAGAGGAAGCAAAATtcgaaaaaaacaaggaagaTGTTGAAAAGATAAAGAGCCAATTGGAGCCTCTCAGGCGCAATATCATGGACGCCATACTTCTATCTCTATG GGATGATTCAAAGCGCACTGAACAATGGGAGTTGCATTTCAGTAACCAACTAGACAAGCTCATTGAATTGCTTGGGAGTGCTGAAAGCTCGCTGATGAACAATTCCCTGAGATCAGCATTACCGAACCAGAGGAGATCAACACCAAATGgaaatgatgatgttgaaagCCCCAAAGGATATATACCGGAACATGGAACAGCCGTCTCCACAAAGGTAGACGGGGAAGCAGCCAGGCTGAGAATTGCTCTGCAGCCAGTGATTCAGCGCGGAGAAGGGCCAACTtcgctgatgctgctcgCAGAAGACATGGTTCAATATTTTAAAACCAAAGGCGAAGCAAAGAATGAAATCCGCGCGGAACTTGTCAAGGTTCTCTGGAAGAATGACTGGAAACTGGATAATGCTATGGTCTCCGCTAAAATCGATACCACCATAACCGCGCATGCGATAGCCACCGGGGTACAATTCATCAATATTGAAACACGCGAAGAGGCTATCTCAAAAAACTTTCAGGCAACATATTCTTGGATATTTCAGGACGAGCCTCCAAGGAAAGATGGTGCGCCCATGTGGCATAGCTTCCCTAGCTGGCTCCAAGATGAATCTGAAAAGCCTTACTGGATCACGGGCAAACCAGGTTCTGGTAAATCAACTATAATGAAACTCATCTTGCAACAACAGTCCGTGAGAGATTCGCTATCCCAATCGCTAGGATCAATGCGCCTTGTTCTCGTCAAATACTATGCCTGGCTTGCAGGGACGACTTTACAAAAATCCATCGATGGCCTCAAAAGAACTATCTTATTCCAGGCGCTGAAACAATATCCTGAATTAGCACCAGTCTTGGCCCCAAGGCGCTGGGCATTCTGTCACGTGTTAAGAAGCATTTCAGGTCTTCCCGCGTGGGACTCATGGGAAATAGAAGAGTCATTTGACGCATTACTATCTTCGTGTGGAAAGAGCATCAAGCTTGCTTTATTTATTGATGGGCTTGACGAATTTAAAATGCCACCTCTCGAGATCGTTGAATTTATTCAATGTATGATGGCACGCTGCCCTAAGGGACTCAAATTATGCGCTGCAAGCCGACCGTGGCCAGAATTTCACGACAGATTCAACGAAGGGCCAATGCTTGAAATGCATTTATTAACAAGAGAAGATATGGAAATTTTTGTTCACGAAAACTTGAAAACTAACAAAGGCCTCGTTGAGAGAAAGCAATTGGAGCCCGAAGCATCCTCTCAGCTGCTCACAGACATAGTGGAAAGAGCAAATGGAGTTTTCTTATGGGTCTCCATAGTTGTGCAGCACTTATCCGGCCTTTTTTCTGATGGAGAATCAGTATCTCAGGCTCGAAAGTCTCTGGAGGCCCTCCCAACAGACATTTCGTCCTTGTATGATGCCATCTGGGCTGCTATTCGTCCGGAAAACCTTGTCCATGCGTCCCACATGATACAAGTGCTGAGAGCTTATGACGGTCCAATAAGATGGCTTACGTTTTGGACCATTGAAGAATCGAAATCTGCTGAATTCAATACCGACCGCCTTCCAAAAGGTGCCGAACTGAGAAAAGTCGCTTTGAAATCTTTAGCGAGGAAGCTTACTGCTTGCACCAAGTGCATCTTGGAAGTTGGTGGGAATGTAATCAGTGGTGTTGTTGACTTTATTCACCGTACGGCTCGGGATTGGGCAGTAAAGCCCGAAACCTGGCAGTTGATCTGTTCATCGTCTGGTGCGCAGTTTGATCCACATCTGTGTATCCTCAAAGCGGAGATCATGATTTTGCTCCCCGAAACATGGCGGGTCAAGGAATGGTGGGATGGAATAGCAAGAATCTTTTGGCATGCTGGCGAGGTCAACGATACCCTAGAGAATACGCTGGACGTTATCAACAGCCTGCACTTATTCGATCCTTGTTTTAAGGACATCCTTCGATTTAATGAAAGTTATCCTGCTACAGACTATTTCGGACGGCCATGGTGGGGCACTCCGCATTCAATTCTGGGATTCGCTGCACAGTTCTCTATTTTGCCTTACATCAAGTCTATGACGCATACAGATCGAAGTCGTCTATTTAAGAAAGTTCCCTCGGGCCGTTTAGGCCTTCTCGAACACGCAATATTTGGATACACTTACTTTCTCACGGATACCGACAGCTATCGCCCTCAAATCCCGATTCGCCGGAGGTTATCTACCGTGAAATACCTATTGGATCAAGGACTATATCAATCCCGATTGCAGGTAAGAATTGATGAGAATGGCCGTCAAGAACCTTATCAACAACCGAGCCTACAGTCAAGAACTAGTAATGGTCTAGCTTCTTTACAAGATACGTTGCAAGACAAGCTTCGGAGATTGCCTCAAACTCATCCGGAATTCGAGTACTATTCTACAGTGGCAATGTATTTGGATGATGAGTCAAGGAGGAGGTCCATCAGATCACGCATTAGCTCGTGGTTTTCTAAGTTATTGGCATCCTAA
- a CDS encoding uncharacterized protein (EggNog:ENOG41~TransMembrane:2 (o752-772i784-805o)): MLGLTWVEIKEDYLQSKTANACLERHKWLIKRRSTNGWDSNKMQTLAKEYVSMNEEIWSGLATRVGENWRVIEEKCMSSDPETSQSTTHEAGIIQGDHPVKLTPIAGRVSRAKKGVPYHTCDVCRPPKTFTRAEHLRRHQLSHKPLELFCTVSGCGKVFHRKDLLDRHIERHGPSSMIKGHMSMRKEVWSGRSSMIKEYMSMRKEIWSGLAARIEEDWRVVEEKCMSTGLNSLQNTARRLEILAKKAKLAELRVTREIRMKQDPSIDRPIEALLMKATDALPPYPPKQGMQEENAVAPYTNEKQPSKDLHGDHASITQPPIHLTEELTRHPAGICEESTDLPTVNDKPSSKDLRNGQISDTNIQSPSRAKQRSQRYLTHIRLFSWIKKILRPRLKPGYRRIEWTCDCGVELYGDFMIDKASDLDGLELSLHMPAENTSKSSSSDSEQSVETGISPRHMISRSRSSSTRTALSTSSTNASSIDIAESKFLALCINTGSIYKTLAELDMSRLNSDGEAFSQMKKAYIQYRGVRSRLRFLIKPVTVEFVRFTLWNLRRGYVSISDRPSSMPPNTRIDYDFVPPPMPPEVFVHYLEHGDGDLSPNRYTWLPRLPKRLNNKVMDCGEATEGWGIHVIEGPNREAVFWVLMITISASVLASVLWTTLKGDIQGGTGLGALIIALPPAIMAAFLFRLGAT; the protein is encoded by the exons ATGCTAGGCCTCACCTGGGTTGAGATTAAGGAGGATTACTTACAATCTAAGACCGCTAATGCCTGCCTCGAGCGTCATAAGTGGTTAATAAAGAGAAGGAGCACTAATGGCTGGGACTCTAATAAAATGCAAACGCTGGCTAAGGAGTATGTGAGCATGAATGAGGAGATTTGGAGCGGTTTGGCAACTCGGGTCGGAGAGAACTGGAGGGTGATCGAGGAAAAG TGCATGTCTAGCGACCCCGAGACCTCCCAAAGTACCACTCATGAAGCTGGAATCATTCAAGGGGATCACCCTGTCAAGCTGACGCCCATTGCCGGAAGAGTCAGTCGGGCCAAGAAGGGTGTTCCATATCATACTTGTGATGTCTGCCGGCCTCCAAAG ACTTTCACAAGGGCTGAACATTTAAG ACGACATCAATTGAGCCACAAGCCACTCGAGCTTTTCTGCACGGTTTCTGGTTGTGGGAAAGTCTTTCACCGGAAAGACTTGTTGGATCGACATATAGAGAGACA TGGCCCTTCGAGTATGATCAAAGGGCATATGAGCATGCGAAAGGAGGTCTGGAGTGGCCGTTCGAGTATGATCAAAGAGTATATGAGCATGCGAAAGGAGATCTGGAGCGGTCTGGCAGCTCGGATCGAAGAGGATTGGAGAGTTGTCGAGGAAAAG TGTATGTCCACCGGCCTCAACAGCCTTCAGAATACTGCCCGCAGACTGGAGATCCTtgcgaagaaggcaaagttGGCAGAGTTGAGAGTTACAAGGGAGATTCGTATGAAGCAAGACCCTTCGATCGATCGACCCATAGAGGCATTATTAATGAAAGCAACTGATGCCCTACCACCTTATCCGCCCAAGCAAGGAATGCAGGAAGAGAATGCTGTGGCGCCGTACACCAATGAGAAACAGCCATCAAAAGATTTACATGGCGACCATGCCTCCATTACGCAACCGCCTATTCATCTAACCGAAGAACTAACAAGGCATCCAGCTGGGATATGCGAAGAAAGCACTGATTTGCCCACAGTGAATGACAAACCATCATCAAAAGACTTGCGCAACGGCCAAATCTCGGATACAAACATTCAGTCGCCAAGTAGAGCTAAACAGAGATCCCAACGGTATCTGACGCACATACGTTTATTTTCttggataaaaaaaatactcaGGCCCAGGCTTAAACCGGGATATAGAAGAATTGAATGGACTTGC GACTGTGGCGTGGAGCTATATGGTGATTTTATGATAGACAAGGCATCGGATTTGGACGGCCTAGAATTATCATTACACATGCCCGCTGAGAACACATCTAAAAGCAGCTCGAGTGATTCTGAACAATCGGTAGAAACAGGGATCAGTCCGCGTCATATGATCTCAAGATCTAGATCTAGTTCGACCAGGACAGCCTTGTctaccagcagcaccaatgCATCGAGTATTGATATAGCTGAATCCAAATTCCTCGCCCTATGCATCAATACCGGAAGCATATACAAAACACTGGCTGAATTGGACATGTCACGCCTAAACTCGGACGGGGAGGCCTTTTCGCAAATGAAGAAGGCGTACATACAGTACCGGGGCGTGCGTTCCCGGCTGCGTTTCCTGATCAAGCCGGTGACTGTTGAATTTGTTCGC TTCACCCTCTGGAACTTGCGCCGCGGCTACGTCTCCATAAGCGACAGGCCCAGCTCGATGCCGCCCAATACCCGCATTGACTACGACTTCGTACCGCCGCCGATGCCTCCCGAAGTCTTTGTCCATTATCTCGAGCATGGTGACGGTGACCTCAGCCCGAACCGTTACACCTGGCTGCCGCGACTCCCTAAGAGGCTGAACAACAAGGTCATGGACTGTGGGGAGGCGACCGAGGGCTGGGGCATTCACGTCATAGAAGGTCCAAACCGCGAGGCTGTATTTTGGGTTCTCATGATTACCATCTCAGCCAGCGTATTGGCGAGTGTGCTGTGGACCACGCTGAAGGGGGATATCCAGGGCGGGACGGGGCTCGGGGCTCTCATCATAGCCTTGCCGCCTGCAATAATGGCTGCTTTTTTATTTCGTTTGGGTGCGACATGA
- a CDS encoding uncharacterized protein (EggNog:ENOG41~TransMembrane:7 (o12-36i48-65o93-110i122-141o169-189i329-350o370-390i)) translates to MAGGLSEGQLRAIVIIERVCSSISMAGCLFTISTFCFSKYFSKSINRLVFYASFGNLITNVATMISRSYIDSPNSAGCQAQAFLIQTFMPADVYWTLAMAINVYLTFYHKYDARALRRIEPIYLLCCYGLPFIPAFVFIFIKNREGIRIYGPAISWCWISNEWDVLRVAAFYALVWVCIVITMTIYIGAGRTIYKVRKQVYVFQSSDLDPISIDEVTTSHQSTDAATLTMESMSGIEPSKLGHNMSPPNYGYGGGSSSETATATTTRPQSIHAATNLSNLSNRSDGSYYYASSPAHRGSNPPRTGGHNNVATRAFRSIRRRNHERDNAAWSYTKCALLFFTAMLITWIPSSANRLYSLTHNKSTSVPLEFMSVLVLPLQGFWNCLVYVTMSWTACKNLFHDMWLAVRSAAISRMDRIRGRKPSTDSQAEIPEQAV, encoded by the exons ATGGCCGGAGGACTCTCAGAGGGGCAGCTTCGTGCCATCGTCATTATTGAGCGTGTATGTTCATCAATATCGATGGCAGGATGCTTGTTCACCATTTCCACGTTTTGCTTCTCGAAATACTTTAGCAAATCCATTAATCGCCTAGTTTTTTATGCCTCTTTCGGCAACTTAATAACGAATGTCGCTACCATGATTTCTCGCTCATACATCGACTCGCCGAATTCAGCAGGTTGCCAAGCGCAGGCGTTCTTGATCCAGAC CTTCATGCCAGCCGATGTATACTGgacgctggccatggccatcaacgTCTATCTGACCTTTTATCACAAATATGACGCTAGAGCTTTGCGAAGGATAGAGCCCATCTATTTGCTATGCTGCTACGGCCTCCCATTCATACCAGCATTCGTATTCATTTTCATAAAAAATCGAGAAGGAATTCGAATTTATGGACCTGCAATTTCGTGGTGCTGGATATCGAACGAATGGGACGTCCTTCGTGTCGCGGCCTTTTATGCTCTTGTGTG GGTGTGTATCGTAATCACGATGACCATATATATTGGCGCTGGTCGTACTATTTACAAAGTACGAAAGCAGGTTTACGTCTTTCAGTCGTCTGACCTGGATCCCATATCAATCGACGAGGTCACCACATCGCACCAATCAACCGATGCAGCAACTCTGACAATGGAGTCCATGTCAGGAATCGAGCCGTCAAAACTGGGCCACAACATGAGCCCACCCAACTATGGCTATGGAGGCGGCTCAAGCTCAgaaacagcaacagcaacaaccaCAAGACCTCAATCTATCCACGCTGCTACCAACCTTTCCAATCTGTCAAACCGGTCTGATGGGTCCTATTACTATGCGTCATCACCCGCTCATAGAGGCTCAAACCCACCACGAACCGGCGGCCACAACAACGTGGCAACACGAGCCTTTCGCTCTATTCGCCGGCGAAATCACGAGCGAGACAACGCCGCCTGGTCTTATACCAAGTGTGCTCTCTTATTCTTCACGGCCATGCTTATCACCTGGATACCGTCGAGCGCCAACCGCCTGTACTCTCTCACGCATAACAAATCTACCTCCGTACCGCTAGAGTTTATGAGTGTTTTAGTGCTTCCTCTGCAGGGATTTTGGAATTGTCTCGTCTATGTTACAATGTCGTGGACGGCGTGTAAGAATCTGTTCCACGACATGTGGCTGGCTGTGCGATCAGCCGCTATTAGCCGCATGGATCGTATCCGCGGAAGAAAGCCCAGTACCGATAGCCAAGCAGAAATTCCAGAGCAGGCAGTCTGA
- a CDS encoding uncharacterized protein (EggNog:ENOG41~TransMembrane:7 (o36-55i75-99o119-141i153-172o197-222i234-256o276-296i)), protein MSAYFPYTPEFNGLTGQQIQKIADSQSPIKPAGAGIAIQGVVYTTAILCTTVFSLRVWVRFIRREHGRPIGIDDYLAVGGFGPYLPACALAIAGTYYGVGAPDDAVTPFMKIRAKELQLLYELIYFGSSTLTKFSIAFTILKICTQKRYRFALYGAMGTMALTAFGALIFLFSDCRPFATRWNPFLGKCWAPAPSGWFIMSYIGTSIQVATDWVVAITPFFIVRNLQMNRRKKISVCAILGLGVLASFAAIMRIAMYPQTDERYHPKDNLVKEAQLVIWSHLEGSFGIIACNLPPLKQLFKAYYRGSSGRSGNQSAPLSTNGRGTQLGDLDAQGKSHMKAGSRNTWNRISEDDDTSSKHHIIRETEVRVETSSVDPREDRHDQWETDVKAIV, encoded by the exons ATGTCGGCGTATTTTCCATATACTCCGGAATTCAATGGACTCACGGGACAGCAGATTCAGAAGATTGCTGACTCTCAGTCGCCCATAAAGCCCGCGGGCGCTGGTATCGCCATCCAGGGAGTTGTCTACACGACGGCAATCTTGTGCACGACAGTCTTCAGTCTTCGCGTATGGGTACGATTTATTCGACGGGAACATGGAAGACCGATAGGTATCGATGATTATCTGGCCGTGGGAGGATTT GGCCCGTATCTTCCTGCCTGTGCTCTCGCCATCGCTGGCACATACTACGGCGTTGGAGCTCCAGATGATGCCGTCACTCCGTTTATGAAGATTAGAGCCAAGGAACTGCAGCTGTTGTACGAGCTGATTTACTTTGGATCGTCAACACTCACCAAGTTTTCCATTGCCTTTACCATCTTGAAGATATGCACCCAGAAACGCTACAGGTTTGCTCTTTATGGCGCAA TGGGCACCATGGCCCTCACTGCATTTGGTGCtctcatctttctcttctccgacTGCAGGCCATTTGCAACCAGATGGAATCCGTTTTT AGGAAAATGCTGGGCTCCGGCGCCGAGCGGCTGGTTCATCATGAGCTACATCGGAACATCTATCCAGGTCGCCACGGACTGGGTCGTCGCCATCACGCCATTTTTCATCGTGCGTAACTTGCAAATGAACCGACGGAAGAAGATTTCAGTCTGTGCAAttctcggccttggtgtGCTCGCCAGTTTTGCGGCCATTATGCGTATTGCCATGTATCCCCAGACAGACGAGAGATACCACCCAAAGGACAATCTGG TCAAGGAGGCTCAGCTCGTCATTTGGTCGCACCTCGAGGGTAGCTTTGGGATCATCGCCTGCAACTTACCGCCCCTGAAACAGCTCTTCAAGGCTTACTACCGGGGCTCGTCTGGAAGGTCGGGTAACCAGTCTGCGCCCCTGTCTACTAATGGACGGGGGACGCAACTCGGCGACCTGGATGCCCAAGGCAAGTCGCACATGAAGGCCGGATCTCGCAACACCTGGAACAGAATCtccgaagacgacgacaCCTCCAGCAAGCACCATATCATCCGAGAAACCGAAGTCAGGGTCGAAACGAGCAGTGTCGACCCCAGAGAAGATCGGCATGACCAATGGGAGACTGACGTGAAAGCCATAGTCTGA